The Capsicum annuum cultivar UCD-10X-F1 chromosome 3, UCD10Xv1.1, whole genome shotgun sequence genomic sequence GAGGAGAGGTAAACAGACAAgcgtaaaaataaaaatatattagggTTAAAAGTGATATAGGGTGAAGGGTAAAATGGGATTAAAGAATATTATATAAgggcataattgaaaaaaaaaatcatgggataccaccaaattggtggttcTGAAAAGGCAAAACCCATCGGCAGACCCCTTAAGTATGCATCATCTTTCACTTAGACATCTCAAGTGAACGTTgctcacttttggcacctcaagtagtcataaagtgtgtcattttggtACGTTTTGCTgaatcaacaaaataatactatgtgCGTGTATTACACGGGCCAATGAGCTGAAAAATGACGAATAAAATGTGGACATTTGTCAATTTTgtctaaaatcaaattttaaataactaattttaactaaaaaaaaatgccAATTAAATATTGACACTTGGCatttttaatacaaatattattttaaaaaagaattacacTTAACCCCACCCCTATCAAATGTGTCTTCTTCAGTCCACCTACCCGCCTCCACCGCCCACCCTACCCGCTCCCCCATCACTCAGTCATCTTCTTCAATGCCCACCACTCACCTCCTCTCTCCACCCACTCCCCAGCACCCCCACAACCAAAATCTTCTCTTTATCAATTACCTTCAAATACACCAtcgattttttttcaaaaaaagaaaagactgttaagaattttttttaaacataatttgttaaaaatttattaagatttcacaatttgagaaaattttcatAATCGAATGTCAACAATTGGAGGAAATCTATTAAGAATACTCAAGATTTcaaacattttttattaaaattttgttgaaatttcaCAATTGAAGGAAATATCCACAATCGAATTGTCAACAATTGGAGGAAATCAAGGCAAAAATTTTGTTGAGATTGCCTTAATGAGTTATTTTAGATGCAAAAACATGATGTACTATATAATAAAATCGAGgtaaaaattgaactaaaatGAGTGGTTGAAAATTATGGATTTATAGAAATTAGAAGAAGAAGGTGATGGTAGATTATTTCTCCATCATTTTTGGCTATTGTTAAGGAAGAAGTCATGGTTTTATGAGTGATTAATGGATAAAAATGGAGGAAAGTATTGAAGAAGattaaaaggaagaagaagaagaaaaaacaaagaaattagTAAAATTTAAGCTGTCCACGCGCTCAAAGTGTGTGCAACACACATAATGTGCCAAATCAGCAAAACGTGTCATAGTGACACACTTTAAGGCTACTTTAGGTGTTTAAAGTGTAATCCGTTCACTTGAGGTGCCCAAGTGAAAGATGGTGCGTACTTAAGGAGTCTGCGGATGGGTTTTGTCTTCTGAAAATCGAAAGATTTCATGATTTGATAACCATGAAAACATACCATATCATACCATGCCTTTTAAAAACAATCAATACAAATATGATTTTCTTGGTAACCATATCATGAAAAACCACCATCCCAACAGAGGCTAAAAGTAACcgtttggaattattttttaaatgaatattttaagtgAAGACACTTGAATAAATAAGATGCTGACATTTGGATGAATaatttatagatatagattataaagaGAAAGAATCATAtaacaccattcatatataatgACATTCTAAAATGGACGGTACCACTCAAAACACAATATTTCATATCTTGTTTTTGCAGTTACTTTATAATTTGTTTGAATAAAATTTGCATACCGTTAATATCCCAAATAATATATCTCAATTTATGCTATATGATAGTATATACTAACAATTATCCAAATTAATATTATAGGATGACATATAAAAGTAATTTTCGTGTTACACAGATAGAATTTATATTGGAAATAATATATATTCTCTTCGTCCtaaattatgtgtcgccattttctttttggtttgtTCAAAAAAGAATGTctcatttccttatttggtaagtttttaaaggcacaattataattttacccttagtggttccacttaattaaaaaaaaagtaaataacacaTTTTTTGCTAAAGGgcaatttggtaaatattatcaagtcttcccttattttttaagttccgtgcccggtcaaatgacgacacataaaatgagatggaGTTTATGTTGCAATGATAGAATTTTGAGtcaatcaaaatttttatgtgttttcaattaatttaaattaattattataatttataatgtttttcaatttttaaagaaataatagaTTAAAATAAAAGTACAATAACAAAGTAGGGTTTGAGAGGATAAAGTGTATGTCGTTCATATCACTTTTCACAAAGTGGAATTTAGGAAGGGTAGAGTGCATGCCGCCATCTATGCAACTGGTATgtttaatatttgaatatttatttttaattttaatatattaagttGGTactaattcaatttaatttaaaataattaattaaatcagcTCTCTGAAAATAAATGATATACTCtatttgtttcaaaaataatttgttttgacatgacatgaatttttttttttttaaaaatgacttttaaattttgtaataaaaattaaaaaaaataccagATACATTAATAGGTTTTATCTTTTAGTCCAATCATATcgtatgaaaaattaaaattagaatattataaaaaagaaaaaaatacattaatGAATGCAGGCTTAACAAAGtaaaatatttcatttattttgaaactgATGAAATAGTAATATAAATTGAAATTGGGAGAACATTATCAAGCATTAAGCAATTACTTACTTTGTTCCAGTCAAAGGTTGGAAATCTGTAATGGAACCCACAAGACAAAACCAAACACTATTTTGTACCAACTCAGATGTACCAACCAACCCATTTGTCCTTTCAACTTATTCTATTCCTTCATTcgtttcattttatttctctcaatttaattaaaaagtaattaataatataattaattattaaatactaatatttatattttaattaagaaaataaaaataaaaaataataataattaaaataaaaaatcaaattaaaaaatttgaaatagagCAGTAGTGTCACGTCTTCTCCAAAGCACCAACCAACTACCGTCGCAGCCATCTTCTGCAACAACACCAAACTTTGCATTCTTCGCCCTTCCGCGGACTTTCCTAGTAACCCCCTTTTCTCCATTTAAATAAACTCCAAAAATCCTTTCACTCTCTTCAGACTCAAAAATCTCTCTTTCGccattttatacaaaaaaaaaaaaaagaaaaagaaaaatgaccttAGCTCCATCTCAGCTCTCTAACCCCTTCATTTCCACCAAACTCAAATCACAAACGCCGGTTTTCTCATTACCTACAACCCAAAATATTCAATCTCGACCGTCCATTCGCTGCTCCATCGCCGTTGCTCCATCGGAAACTGCATCCAAGGCAGCTTCCAAGGTGAAATATGTGAAGGCGAGGCAGATAATAGATAGCAGGGGAAATCCAACGGTTGAGGTTGATTTGGTTACCGGTGATGATCTACTCTACCGATCGGCGGTTCCGAGTGGAGCTTCTACTGGGATCTATGAGGCGTTAGAGCTTAGAGATGGTGATAAGAGTATATATGGAGGTAAAGGGGTACTCAATGCTGTCAAAAATATTAATGAGTATTTGGGACCCAAGCTTGTTGGTGTTGATGTCAGGTAATTTTATCTTTACTGCTTTTTGCacatttcttaaaatttttttaatcatttttataatGTAAGTTTCGATCTTCTACTAGTATTCGGGGTCTCAATTTATATAGTACTTTACAAAATGGTAGTTTTCCTACTTAACGAAGTGAAAGTTTGTTTAGAGCACTTGCCCAATCAGAATCAAGGTTCTTTTGTGTTAGTATAAGGGGTTGTGTACTTGTGTAGATCCATTACTGTGTGTAAGccactttctttgttcattaCTCGCTCGGTTTCAATTCGTTTGTCTGGTTTTGACTTGGCACGGAGATGAAGAAAGTAAAGGATACTTGTGAGACATGTGGAATGCATCATAATGTTCTTGagtcttgtggtcttaaacatgccggaaagtaaaattaaagagttgccaaaaaggaaagaaacattCTTTTTAAATGGAGTACAAAAGAAGCCATGACAAACAAATAGAAACAAAGGGAGTATAAAAGGGGCCGAGTAAGTTTACCTTTTACGACTAGTATTCATTGGTTGTCAACAAGCTGAAAACTTAGGTAATTGCATATATGATTTTGGCTAGTGATAATGATATTTGCTGAAGCTTGGCTTGGTTCAAGTTGAGGTAGACAGTCAGAAGATGACATAACACACCAAGACATCTCAAAAGATTTCTGCGTAGAGAATACTGGTGCAGTATTGCCTAATAATAAAGGAGAGGCTACACATAGCCAAAAGTATTTATGAAAGGTAGTTCAATATACATTAGTTATACTTATACGCattttcacacatatatacatatatcatacaTTGCCGGCTATCTTTTGGTGGCTGGCTATCCTTTGATGGCCGTCTATTTAAGTTTGTTTCTCAACAATAATAAATGCCATAGGAAGGGCTGCCTTAGTGGCTTCGTAATACTTCAGTTTCATTTAAATGTGGCAATTCTCTTTTCTTCTTGTGAAGGAACCAGACTGATGTCGATGCTGTTATGCTGGATATTGATGGAACTCCTAATAAATCAAAACTTGGGGCTAATGCCATTCTTGGAGTCTCTCTCAGTGTGTGTAGAGCTGGTGCTGGAGCAAAAGCAGTACCTTTGTATAAACACATTCAAGAAATATCTGGAACCAAAGAACTTGTAATGCCAGTTCCAGCGTTCAATGTGATAAATGGTGGGAGCCATGCTGGTAACAATTTGGCTATGCAAGAGTTCATGATTCTACCTGTTGGAGCCTCAACATTTGCTGAGGCACTTCGTATGGGTAGTGAAGGTGAgaaaataatgtaaatatctgTTCCTCCTGTCTTCTGGAATTACGATTGAAGAAAATACTGTAAATATAGAATTGCTTCCCTCTTTCTTGATGGCTATCTGTCTCACTTTGACAAAATAGTGTTGGTTTCCGTAAATCTGCATTAGGAGAAGTAACCTTTGCATATTATGTGTTCTGCTAACTTGTAAATAAGATCTCTTTACATAGTATTTAACTGTCCATACTTGATTGGAGAACAGTCTATCACACATTAAAGGGAATTATCAAAGCTAAGTACGGGCAAGACGCGTGCAATGTTGGTGATGAGGGTGGATTTGCTCCAAATGTCCAGGATAACAGGGAAGGGCTAGTATTGCTTATGGATGCAATTGAGAAGGCTGGTTACACTGGCAAGGTCGGTTTTCTTTTTGGCCTTGCAGttctattaaattattatattttcgGAAGTTTTGGACTTCCTAATTGAAAGATTGGCGCAGATTAAAATTGGCATGGATGTAGCAGCATCTGAGTTCTTGACAAAAGATGCAAAATATGATCTCAATTTCAAGAATCAACCAAATGATGGAGCTCATGTACTTAGTGCTCAGGGCCTCTGTGAACTCTACAAGGAGTTTGTCAAAGATTTTCCTATTGTATCTATTGAAGATCCCTTTGACCAAGATGATTGGAGCTCTTGGGCATCTCTACAATCTTCAGTTAATATTCAGCTTGTTGGTGATGATTTGTTGGTGACTAATCCAAAGAGAATTGCTGAAGCAATTCAGAAGAAGGCATGCAATGCATTGTTGTTGAAGGTAAAGATTTGTCTTTAAGCAACATACACATTTCTGTAGCAAAGCTGCGTTGTTCCATCAGTTGGcttttttctcatttcaaatgCTTAGTTGCTCAAAGTTCTAAAACTTAATTGTACATAAATTAAAGAGGCAACGTGAAGTTATGCTACCTGTAAGTAACAATACCTTTGAGTTGATCCTGAGCACTTATAAGCAACATAGCCTTAATACATTGACAGGAAGAGCCTTAAAACAGTGGTGCTTAATTTGGCACATTTCTCCGGAAAAAGCCaagtattttttcctttttgataacCTAAAAGCCAAGCATTTTCCGTTAGAAAGACTTGTATTTAATTAGTAGGGATCATCCTAGGAAGATCCTGGTCTGAACAATACAATACTAGTATGTTTATGAACCTTTTTGAATGAACGCATTTGTCATAAGACAGTATGTTTATGAGCCTTTTTGAATGAACTTTATGtttgcatattttcttttatgGTGATCCTATGTTGCTCGGGCTCTTTAGATGTCAACTggtgcgtgtcggattctccaaaagtagtgtttTTTTGGAGAATCCGCACGGCTgcggcatcgaaagtgaagacTCCGGCTCAACTTATGATTAATCTGAGTCCATCTTTTCGGGTGTGACTTGCAGCACTAGACACATCAGAGTTCGCATGAACTATATcacttttttttatgtatagttCTGTTTCAAGTTTGAATGGGAAAAGGAGAAATGGAGACATATAAAAAGCAATTTATTCATTATCACGGGTTCAGTCCTGTTTGATAGAAACGCATGCTAGTGAGGACCTGGCTCATCATCTTTCAAACTGTTGCAGGTTAACCAGATTGGTACTGTAACAGAATCCATTCAAGCAGCCCTGGACTCCAAAGCTGCGGGCTGGGGTGTTATGGTCAGTCACCGAAGTGGTGAAACAGAGGATAATTTTATCGCAGATCTGTCTGTTGGTTTGGCCAGTGGACAGGTATTCTCGATTTCCAGCTGTTAAACATTGGTTaatcttttccacccttttaaccTCCAGCAGCATACTAATATTCTTTTAAATTCTCCCATAATGCAGATCAAAACGGGAGCACCCTGCCGAAGTGAGCGACTGGCAAAATACAACCAGGTTGGAACACTAAAATTCCCtttctttcatctcttttttaATTGTTGCCCATGCTCTTGTTTAACttcattattaatatatttatctAGGTAGTCTCTTGTCACAGTGTTTTGTAACCTTTTTTTGTCCTGCTATTAGCAATTTTACCACTCAGTCTTGTGACTGCTTGGAAGTTGATGAGCTTTCTATGTGAATACTCATCTCCGTTGCAGATTATAAAATTCTACTCTAGTCGTTCAATCTTCCTCCATAGATGTTTTTTAGCACCTTGTAGCATTTCAACTGGATTTTGTTGACGTCTGATGTCCCATTAAGTTTTGTTTGATCTAGCTATTCTGTGTTTGTTGATAACTTAATGGTGAatgcttctattttattttattttgataaaaagattTCTGCTTGGTTTTGAGTGGCTAAACTCTGCTATACTGACTGCAGCTTCTGCGTATCGAGGAGGAACTTGGAGATGTTCGCTATGCTGGTGAATCTTTCAGATCTCCTTGAGAAAGCAGTCAAGGGCTAAATTACAATAGGGAGAATCcagaaaagttttcttttttgttgttgttgtatactcAATTGGTGTTGTTGTTAAATATGTATTCGCAGAGGATCGATCAGGTAGGGCATTAGAAGCTACATCTGGTCGACTTTCGTGCagttctttttttgaaaaatacacaAGTCTTTCATGCGTGTGAATTTTGTTTTTCCACAAACAGAATCCCGTCTGCAATAGTAGTGCTGTCTTTATCAAAATAATGAGTGCCCTCCATTTTCTTTTGGATGTCATGAGAGTACTTACTTGTATCTAGTTGAGATTAGTCAACAAATTATTCAGTTTTTTTCGTTTTGATATATTAGTTCTCCCTCTCCAGGTGTTGCTAGGGACGGTAGTCTCATAACATCATATTAAAAATTAACACAACGTAACCAACCAGAGCAATCGCATTGCTGAGAATGAACTTAGCACATGCATGACTATAGCAAAAGGTTAACCAGTTTCACAGGAAAAACTGACCGTGCTTTTCACCAAGCTACGGTAGTGGTGGAAATGTAGATTCGGAAAGAAGTACAAACATGAAAAACGACCATCTATCAATATTAGTCTTTCTGAGTGCAATGGACAGGAGAATTTTCAATTACACTTAGCAGCATCAACTCCTAAGATGAATAGCCAACAAATACAAACTCCAATATACAATGCCCAAGGCTAAACAAGATATATTACTGTAGCATTTCATGATTCTAAAAACATGATACAGCAGCCTTATTGAGAATTacagaggaaaaaaagaaagaaaaaaattgtaacaATACACAGCAGTTGAGCAAGCATCCATTACTGATCTATAGGTCAATCTGGGGTAGGGTTCACGGTAGAAGGGCTCCATGAACATCCACACTCCATAATAAATCAAATGCAGGAAAACATATACTGCTACCTCTGGACGGCTGGACCCATGTACCTTCCCGGGCGCATGTACAGATCTTCTGGTGTATCAACCACAGCAAGCCAAGCATAGTCTTGTTCTTCTCCATTACCAACAATTTCATCTCCATGTGCTGCAAATGCATGATATGTTAATCCCAATACAACTCTCAAACAAACTGATTACATCTGACTCCAAGCTGAAATAGCTAAGCAAACCTTGAGAAAGACTAGGCTTCAAAACGAAAGAGGATAGACACTAACCAAAGCTGGAATAGGGATAATCACGGTAGTAGGTACATCTTCTGCCAGCTGCTTCAAGATAAGGAGGAGCAAGAATGTCCAGAACTGCACACGGTGTAATGGCAGTAAAACAGTGCAGATTCCCTCCACTCTTGGGATACAAAACAGATGTACCATGTGGTGCAGTTACGACCTTATCAACAGCCAACCTAGCTAGTCTCACTGTCAAATGAAAGCATCATGtttcttttcttaatttctttatatGTACTAAAGAATAAAGATCCACGAATGGAAAAAGTAGGGAAAATAAGATGCTAATATCAAAATCAGCAAACTTTTTGCATATTAACACAGATTTTACACCAGGAGAAAATGTCAGAGATACTATTCACTTTGAATTAGCAACATATATTCAAAATAGTCAGAAGAATACGATTCGAGCGTCTAAGACAGTGCTGGTGGATATCGATTTTCACGAGGATAGTCTATGTACACGAAGTGCAAACATTTAATAGTACACCTCTTAATCAGTGAAAGAATATACAACAAAGATTTTTTTGATGTAACATATACCGAGGAAGGCACCAACAAACAGGACAAATGGTAAAGTGCTATAGCACACAAGGCGAAGAAAGTAGGACCTCAACAAGGCTTAACTCAGTCCAGCTCAGCTCAGAAGCTACTGGACTCAAGCTCGACAGACCCCAAAATGAAATGGATCAAGCACTAGCAGATAGATTACAAAAACAATTCAGCTTGTAATGAGTGGGCTTGCTAACCAAGTGGTTACCAGAACAAGAAAAATGGAACCAGAAATTTTTTGACCATCAATTGTAGGTATGTTAAACATGatcaatacataaatataatgaGATGAAGAAAGGAAAACAGGAAAATGCTGGTACTTTTTACCTATAACAAAATATACAC encodes the following:
- the LOC107862371 gene encoding enolase 1, chloroplastic, coding for MTLAPSQLSNPFISTKLKSQTPVFSLPTTQNIQSRPSIRCSIAVAPSETASKAASKVKYVKARQIIDSRGNPTVEVDLVTGDDLLYRSAVPSGASTGIYEALELRDGDKSIYGGKGVLNAVKNINEYLGPKLVGVDVRNQTDVDAVMLDIDGTPNKSKLGANAILGVSLSVCRAGAGAKAVPLYKHIQEISGTKELVMPVPAFNVINGGSHAGNNLAMQEFMILPVGASTFAEALRMGSEVYHTLKGIIKAKYGQDACNVGDEGGFAPNVQDNREGLVLLMDAIEKAGYTGKIKIGMDVAASEFLTKDAKYDLNFKNQPNDGAHVLSAQGLCELYKEFVKDFPIVSIEDPFDQDDWSSWASLQSSVNIQLVGDDLLVTNPKRIAEAIQKKACNALLLKVNQIGTVTESIQAALDSKAAGWGVMVSHRSGETEDNFIADLSVGLASGQIKTGAPCRSERLAKYNQLLRIEEELGDVRYAGESFRSP